CGGGGCATCGCCATAGTTGTAAAGTTCGACCCATCCTTCAGTCCCGTTAAGCACAAACGGTTTGATTTCGTTCACGCGGACAGTCGATGCATCGAGAACTTTGTCGCCACCTGCACACGGGCTGCCATTTTCGACAGCGCTTGGTCCCCATGAAGACGGGTCGGCTTCGTTACCAGAGCCTCTATACACAAGCGTACGGCCCTTGCCATTGGCAAGGCTCGGCCATGGCGGCAGATTGCTAAATGCTGCACTCACGTCGCCCTCGCCCTTGAGCTTGACTTCGACAACATCGCCTTCATTGACAAGCTTTGCAACAGCGTTCGTCTTGGGATCATTATCCCACGGACCAAAGACGCGGCACCCAGCAGGCAAGTTGCTATATGTCTTCTTGAACAAATCCACATCGTTCGTTACAATAACGTACTCATTGTTCTTCAAAGAACCCGGAGGGAACGAGAATGAAACAGCGCCATCCAAGCGAAGGTTATTCGCCAGCATATCTTTAATATCAGGGCCTTTCTTGATATAGACTTCGACCCATTCCAGCGCAGAACCACCCGGAGCGTTGTACATAATTTCGGAAACGCCCATGTTCGTAATCGTGGAATCCGTATCATCTTCAAAATTTGAGCTCGACGACAGCATCGGCCCATCAACAGAAGACGATGAAACCTCTATTGCAGATGAAGTCGGACCGACATCTCCGCTACTATTCGGCACAATTGTTGAGCTGCTCGAAGCAGGATCCACCACCGGAGAAGAGGGGCTGTCATCAGAGCATGCAGAGAACATGCCGATTACAGAGACACAGGTGCCAAGGGCAAGCAATTTTTTTGTATTCATGAGCGCCTTCCTTGTTTTATAGATTAAATCCATTTTAGAAATTTCCCGCGAGTCGAGTCCAGTACGGGCTCTTGAAACGTCGCGGATTTTCGTAAACACGTTTCCATTCCGCAGCCGCATTTCCGAACTTGGAGAATGCACCGTGTTTTAAATTCAATGCACGAATCAGGTCGAACATCCAGTACGGCATCTGGGCCGCCGGGCACTTGAGTTCAAGAACGGCATCGGCCCCCGGCTGGAAGAATCGCGGGAGCCCCGTGGAGTGCATGTAGTGCGGGTCCACAGTGTAGTCAAAGCCGTTTTCTTCGCGGAAGCGCATGCCGGTGTCAATGGTCACACGTGAATACTCTTCGCGGAGCCCGAACCATGCACGACGCTTATACTGCGTCAAAAGACGCGGGTGTGCGCCATGGAGTTCAGTCTTGTACAAGAAATCCTTGAGATACATGCGGTCTTTATCGCTCTTGCACGGCCATTCCTCGGGCTTCATGTGCCAGACTTCACCGGGGTTGATACCCTTGATCGTTGCACGGCTCTTGTAGCAGATGTTGCGAATCTTACGCTTGACTTCGAAATGGAACGTACCATCCTGAGCGGGGTGTTCACCGTACGTGCGGATACGCATGTTGAAACGGTCCAGGAGCTGTTTCTTTTTCCAGCCGAGGAACGTCCACGTCGGTGTGTCCAGGTAGAGGTTCGTAATCCAGTAGAATCCACCCGGAGTAATCTTGGAATAGTAGTCTTCTTCGCAATACGGCGCCAAGAACGCACCAATCCGGTCCGCCCATTCGACGGGGATATGGTACTTCAGTTCGAAGCGTTCGAGAAGACTAAATCCGCGGGCTTCTGCCATAAACTACCTGATTCCTTCACGAAGATGGTTTGCAACATCCTGACGAGCAAGGCCACCAGCGTAATCAAGCAGAGCCAAGTAACGTGCAAAAATATCGTATTCAAGCTTTGCAGCCTTCAAATCGCTTTCGAGAGCGCTTTCACGAGCGCGGAGGAGCAAGAGCGGATCGGAACCGGCCTTGTGAGCAAACTGTTCCATGAAGCCGCTGGCGTTCACCTGTTCGGCATAATCCTTCAA
This is a stretch of genomic DNA from Fibrobacter succinogenes. It encodes these proteins:
- a CDS encoding polyphosphate polymerase domain-containing protein, which produces MAEARGFSLLERFELKYHIPVEWADRIGAFLAPYCEEDYYSKITPGGFYWITNLYLDTPTWTFLGWKKKQLLDRFNMRIRTYGEHPAQDGTFHFEVKRKIRNICYKSRATIKGINPGEVWHMKPEEWPCKSDKDRMYLKDFLYKTELHGAHPRLLTQYKRRAWFGLREEYSRVTIDTGMRFREENGFDYTVDPHYMHSTGLPRFFQPGADAVLELKCPAAQMPYWMFDLIRALNLKHGAFSKFGNAAAEWKRVYENPRRFKSPYWTRLAGNF